Genomic DNA from Heteronotia binoei isolate CCM8104 ecotype False Entrance Well chromosome 8, APGP_CSIRO_Hbin_v1, whole genome shotgun sequence:
GAGTTGCACAGAAATGGTCCCACTACAAAGACAACTCCCTTGAACTTATTTATTTGTTGAGGGTGGGTCAAGCCACAAGGCTTCCTGACGCGGACACACATGAAATGGCCCAATagcgaatcagacctttggcccatccTGGTCagtactggcagcagctctccagggtctcaggcaggggtctttcctaTCACCATCACCTTTTTGGTGTTGGCCccgacttggtggaatcagctccctatggagaacCGGGCCCTACCTAGCCCattagccttttgtagggcctgtaaaacggagctgttccaccaggctttcggatgaggctgcaggcgtctatccattagatcggttggcctcccctactgtactatcctactgcgctgatCTGCTGTACCGTCCTGCCATACCATTTTATCATCCCGTCTTGCTGGAGCATcctgttatagaatcatagaattggaacggacctctaggatcatctagtccaacctcctgcacaatgcaggaaactaacaaacacctccccctaaattcacaggatcttcattgctgtcagatggccatctagcctctgtttaaaaatctccaaggaaggagagcccatcacctcccaagggggaagcctgttacactaaggaatcgctctaaaggtcaggaagttcttgaccgttgagctggaaactcttttgatttaatttcaacccagtgtctggggcagtgatgctttggcttgtgcttgggggggatagtgggagggcttctggtgtcctggccccactgatggacctcctgatggcatctgggttttttggccactgtgtgacacagagtgttggactggaggggccattggcctgatccaaaagggcttcgcttacgttcttatgtcatagaatcatagaatcctagagttggaagggacctccagggtcatctagtccaaccccctgcataatgcaggaaactcacaaacgtctccccctaaattcacgggaaattcattgctgccagattgcCATCTAGCCTGTTGTACTGTTACTGAATATTGTAACCggtttttattgtgatgttattgtgattttattatttatgatgtactcctctctgagcccccatggaggaatgggcagaatataaataaactaataacaacaataataacaacaacaacaacaacaacagcaactggagatgctggggattgaacctgggaccttctgcatgctgagcagaggctctaccactgagccacagccccacttcatgcctctccagggtctcaagcagagatctttcccatcccctactgcctggtccttttaactggagatgccggggattgaacctggcaccttctgcatgtCGAGCAGagggtctaccactgagccacagccccacttcatggctctccagggtctcaggcagaggtctttcctatcccctcctgcctggtccttttaactggagatgctggggattgaacctgggaacttctgcatgctgagcagaggctctaccactgagccacagccccacttcatggctccataggatctcaggcagaggtctttcccttcaCCCACTAACtagttctttcaactggagatgctggggattgaacctgggaccttctgcatcccatgcagatactctgccactgagccatggatcTTACCTCATGATTGTAGGAGAGGCTCTTATTGTGCTGGTATCATGGAGCCTTGTGATTTGAGAACCGTACTTAACaagaggttttatttatttatttatttatttatttatttatttatttatttatttatttatttatttatttatttattatttgtatcccgcccttcccacaagtggctcagggcggcttccaacaattagtcaacataaaattaaacaatatttaaatatataaacagttgaacatttaaaacagttaaaaccttaaaaaccagtaaacattccaaatatatatataaaacaggagtctggcgagctacattgagtttctcatctcagctaggtgtaggctagccggaagagggtcgtcttacaggccctgcggaactgagcaaggtcccgcagggccctcacctcctccggcagctgattccaccatgtaggggccataacagagaaagccctatctctagtggattttaaacgggcttcttttggcccagggatagtgagaagattttgggttcccgacctcagtactctctggggaacatgtggggagagacggtccttcaggtaggcaggtcccaggccatatagggctttaatggtaataaccagcaccttgtaccgaactcggtatatcactggaagccagtgcagggtccgaagacccggccgaatgtgtccccattttGGGAGACCCAGTGCTGCATAGCATGCCAGGTTACCACGTGGCATGCTATGCAGCACCCCGACCTCTCCCTGGGCTCCAGTAAACAAATGACCAGAAAGCACTGGACAAATtatgcaactttaaatgcatattGTGTTCTCTGCTACAACTTCTTCCAAGTGTCTTCCTCTGGAACCCAAAGATGATCCCACAGCCACGACAGGGAAGATCAGAGACAGAAACAGCGGGAGAACAAGCTTCATGGCTCAAAAGAGGTAGGGCTGCTGGCAGCACCGAGTGAAGAACCAGCCCCGCAATCCTTCTAAACATCCCTAGAAGTCTGACTTCCTTGGAGAAGGCAGGCAAGGGCCACAATGGGTAGCCCAGGTCTCAGTGGATGGAGGCACCTGGCCAGGGTGACCGGCAATGGTTCCAGATGGGGTTGGCAGTTGCAGAACAGCAAATGCCTGAagattttggaagtggagcctgaggagagtggggattggagaggggagggacctcgatGGGTTGTGATGACAGAGTCtgtcttccaaagcagctgtgatggatggatggatggatggatggatgggtagatgGGTGGATGGGTAGATATGTGGGTAAataggtgggtggatggatggatggtagatAGATAAATGGGTAGATAGGTGGGTagataacataagaacacaagggaagccatgttggatcaggccagtggcccctccagtccagcactctgtgtcacataggaacacaagagaagtcatgttggatcagtccagtggcccatccagtccaacactctgtgtcacataagaacataagagaagccatgttggatcaggccagtggcccatcaagtccaacacagtgtgtcacagaagaacataagagaaaccatgttggatcaggccaatgacccctccagtccaacactctgtgtcacataagagaagccaagttgaatcaggacaatggcccaaccagtccaacactctgtgtcacacagtgacacatatatacacacatatatacacacactgtggctaatagccactgatggacctctgctccatatttttatccaatcccttcttgaagctgtctatgcttgtagtggccaccacctcctatggcagtgaattccacatgttaatcaccctttgggtgaagaagtacttccttttattcgttctaacccgactgctcagcaatttcatcgaatgcccacaagttcttgtattgtgagaaagggagaaaagtacttctttctttgccttctccatcccatgcataatcttataaacctctatcatgtcaccccgcagtcgacgtttctccaagctaaagagccccaagcgttttaacctttctttatagggataGCGTTCcggacctttaatcattctagttgcccttttctgcactttttccaatgctataatatcctttttgaggtgcagtgactggAATTGTACaccgtactccaaatgagaccgcaccatcgatttataaggggcattatgatactggctgatttgttttcaattcccttcctaataattcccagcatcaatcaatcattttatttttatttatatcccgccctccccgccgaagcaggctcagcatggcgttggccttttttattgcaatcacacactgtcttgacattttcattgagttatctaccacaacctatGGGATCTATGGAATCCCTGTCTTTCTTTTCGCTtctgtagagtatcggactcagcgcaagcgccgtgcgacctgagggcgcacgcaggtcgccgtgcgctgcgcgggaaaagccccgccaatccagaccaagggcgggaagtttaactggccaggattgggctggccagcgaaggggatgttccgggatgcatgtataaattagcggacccggccgcgtctgcctcgttctgtaatgtaccagcgaataaagaataagcttccaccacgactcgtctcccagtacattacactggcgacgaaggtgggatctagctaggtccggccgcccgaggggaaccagacctggccggagacgaggaaggtggggaccgcaggaccgcacagcccgccgccaccatggcgaacccgagtgtaacgacgggccatcttgcggaattcaacccggagcaccccgagagatgggagacctatacggaacgagtcgcgtgctacctgcgggcgaacctgatcgacgacgacgaccgaaagagagacgtcctgctgagcgtctgtggagaagaaactttcgagatcgcacgcggtctctccgctccggcgaagctgaccgagaggacctacggagaggtcgtgaggctcctcacgggccacttttcgccccaaccgtccatcgtcgcccgccggttcctcttccacaagagggaccagaaggcgggggagacagcggcggtctacctggcggcccttcggcagatcgccggaaactgcagtttcgacaagagggacgaagccctgagggaccgatttgtctggggcctccgggacgagcgactgcagcagaagctcttcgcaaaagaggagctcaccctacaacaagccttcaacgaggcgacggcgttcgaaagggccaccaaggcgtacggccagccacgtggggaggcagtccaccagggagaaacggagccggaggaccgagcagaggaagaagcgttccagctccggcggcctcaaagagcggacacacgggcccccgcgagacaacgagcgacggagagggccaccgccaccaccggttcccggtgcgccagctgcggcgacccccacgagcggagggactgcccgtaccgaaacctggactgccgcagctgcgggaagacaggccacatcgcccgggcttgccgggccaagaacagccgccgccaaccgtcagcgcatcacgactccatggacacacacacgacggcatccaccagtctgcaggtattgagcttgcccctctcggccccagacaaggtcaaaatgtcagtcctaatcgagggcgccccctgcatcatggaagtagactcggggtcctccatctctatcatttcggaggaaaccctcaagagactatgtcccagccgccgcctccaaacgaggccagtggacttcgtactgagggactttcagaagaacccagtacacatcgtggggtgggcccgggtgcatgtagaaagagggggttttaaggggcccctagacatcctagtggtcaagcgccaactgaccacactcctcgggttggcttggttcaaaccactggggatccagctggtgggggtggaccacgtgcagaccagccatttcgacggggtctgccgggagttcccagaggttttcgacgggtccttggggagctacaagggcccgcccatcaccctaccgatcgaccctatggtcaggcccataaggctcaaagcgaggcgcgttccgttcgccctcaaacaaaaaatagaggcagagctggaccgcctcacagcccagggcgtcctagagccggtaacgtatgcagaatgggagacccccatagtaacgccggtcaagcccaacggggaagtaaggatctgcgctgactacaagtgcacgataaataaggcactgcaagacaacccctatccagtcccggtagtcagccatgtcctggcagcactagccggggcgagggtttttgggaagttggacttagcacaagcataccagcaactgccggtcgacgctaagacagcggaggcacagacgatagtgacccacaggggtgcgttcagggttaaacggctgcagttcggggttagcgtagctccggggatattccagagcataatggactctcttctcaaagggatccccggagttcaacccttctttgacgacgttttaatcgccgcccccaccgatggagagttcggctgccgcctgcgagaggtcctcagacggttccaagcggcggggctgaaagtcaaaaaggagaaatgtttgttgggagttccgcgggtggagttcctggggttcgccgtggacgcggctggaattcacccaacggcagacaagaccagggccatagttcaagcccctgcccccaaatgcaaagcagaactacagagttttttaggtttattgaacttttaccacgcattcttgccccacaaggccgccgtggcggagccgttacaccgtttgttagataaacaagccccgtgggtctggggtaaacgccaagcagcggcgttccaggcggtgaaagacctcctggtctctaacgcggtacttcatcactacgatgaaaacttacccctgatcctggcttgcgacgcctctccctacggagtaggagcggtcttagggcaccaactcccgggcgggggagaggtgccaatcgcttactactccaggactctgtccccgacagagaggaactacgcccagatcgataaggaggccctggcgatcgtggcgggggtacataagttcaacgactacctctacggtaggcgcttcaccatcgctactgaccacaagccgctcctcggcctcctagcccccaatcgtcagaccccccaaattctgtctcaaagggttttaaggtggaacctgttcctgaattcttacacgtatacgctgatacaccgccccggtaaagctatgggtcacgcagacgccctcagccgcctcccgctacccgcgacggacccagatcccgccccggcacacggagtgatgctcatagagtcgctccccgagcgccccctgcacgcgagcgaggtggctcgggcgaccggGAGAGACCgcgtcctcgcacgggtcagggactgggtgggaagggggtggccctcgggcaaagcGGAAGAAGCcttccggccgttcgcgtccaggaaggacgagctatcgacacacaaggggtgcatactctggggtagcagggtggtggttccccccccccttgcgcaggcaggtattggaggatctccacgagacccacccgggcatcgtgagaatgaaagccctggcacggagctacgtgtggtggccaggcatggatgaggaaatagaagggtgggtaagaaggtgccaaccatgccaggagtccagacccaacccGCCGTCCGCCCCGACCCACAGGTGGGAATCGAACGGGCGGCCATGGTCCcacctccatgtggatttcgcggggccgcatcagggccagatcttctttatactggtggacgcatacacgaaatggttggaggtaatcccggtggcctcgacctccaccgcagcagcagtccgggcgctcagaagggtcctctgcacacacgggatccccgacACACTAGTAACGGACAATGGCAcagcattcacctcccgggaattccgggagttcaccgacagataccttataaggcacataaggtccgccccattccatccagccaccaacggccaggcggagaggatggtgcggaccaccaaggaagccctgggccgtatagtacaaggggaatgggactaccgcctctcagccttcctgttccacaacaggatcaccccaaaccccataaccggtttcagccccgcagaactgctcatggggaggaaactgaccactcgtttagataggctacacccggacagggcgccagaggtccgcgggacccccgaggtcagggaggcagtgagagGGTTCTTCCCGGGCGATCCAGTATATGCGAAAAACTtttcaagcggccccgagtggttagcgggaagggttttgagggtgacaggctcccggtcctacgaggtaaccaccgccggaggccaggtgctgagacggcacatcgaccagctgcgccgccgcaccccacCCGAGGAGTCAGCAGAGGGAGAAAGCAGGGAACCGCCGGTCACGGTACCGCCAGAAGAGgcgccgccaatacaggagctaccaacGTATGATGCCCCCGGAGCCGCggaaccagaaccggagccagtacCCGACGCGGgcgggcaacagccagaaacggcgcctccCACATCGGGATCGGGCCCCccaccaacggcaaccccgaggagatcaacacgggagcgccgaacaccagggtacctaaaggactatgtcgtttaaactaggaggggaggagtgtagagtatcggactcagcgcaagcgccgcgcgacctgagggcgcacgcaggtcgccgtgcgctgcgcgggaaaagccccgccaatccagaccaagggcgggaagtttaactggccaggattgggctggccagcgaaggggatgttccgggatgcatgtataaattagcggacccggccgcgtctgcctcgttctgtaatgtaccagcgaataaagaataagcttccaccacgactcgtctcccagtacattacagcttCGCTATATCCAACAATAGCAAAATAACAGCCCAGGTAACAGCACAGTTCACAGAGCTCTAAAGCTACATAGCTCTCAAGGGGAACACAAAACATCTCTCTCTTTCCCTAACTTGTGGCGTGGTGATGTGTAGACGTCTTCTGGCTTCTCACAACCTTCTTCAGGGCCCCTTTGACCTCCTTGTTGCGGAGGCTGTAGATGAGGGGGTTCAGCATTGGCGCGACTATGCAATACATGATGGAGACCCACGTAGAATTCTCTGGGGAGTCCCCTGCGCTGGAACGGTTGTAGTTAACTAGCGCATTTCCATAGTAAATGACAACAACAATCAGGTGAGAAGCACAGGTGGAAAAAGCTTTGCGCTTCCCAGCACTTGCCATCTTCAAGACGGAGGACAGAATTAAGGAGTAGGAGAGAATaatgaaaaggaaaggtcccccagCCACAAAGTAGCTGGCTATGCTGACTGTCATTTCATTAATGTGTGCATCATTGCAAGCAATTCTTATCAGTGGGGGGACGTCGCACAAGATGTGAGGGATCTGGTTGACTCCACAGAAGGACAACGTGGTGCTGAGCGCTGTATGGAGAGCGGAGTCTAGGGCGCCCCAGATCCAACTGGCCAAGGCTAGGATGGTGCACACCTTCGGGCTCATGAGGCGGGAGTAATGCAAAGGTTTACAGATGGCAGCATAGCGATCGTAGGCCATGATAGCCAGTACCCCAGCCTCTGTCCCCGTGAAAGAGATCAGGAAGAACATCTGGGCCATGCACTGGTTGTAGGAGATGGTCTGACGCTGGCGCAAGAAGTTCACCAGGATCTTGGGGACTGTGACGGAGGAGATGCAGATATCTAGGAAGGAGAGATGGCTGAGGAAGTAATACATGGGGGTCCGGAGGCTGGAATCCAGTTGAATCAGAGTAAATATCATGAGGTTCCCCAGCACGGTGACCAAGTAAATGGTTAGGAATGGCAGGAAGAAGTAGATGTGGCTGTTTGGAATGCTGGAGAAACCCAGGAAGACGAACTCCACCACTTGCGTCTGGTTCCTCCCTCCCATTGAGAGTTCAGAACTCACCTGCAAGGAGAGAAAAACGGATGGAGAAAACACACCTTAGGTACCATGATGAGCCACGACTCTAAGCATCCTCTCACTCTCTCCACAAGATGATGTCTCCGTTTATTCGCTCATGCATTTGAACACCTTTGAAGAAGAACAAAACTGCAGGCTGATATTTATCCATCAAAAAATCATCGTGTTCTCTGCATCATCTGTCATGTCCCTGGTTATGCAAAACTTCCAATTTAACCCCAACTCACCATCTGAAGGGAACTGTTTTCCAGCTCTCATGATATAGAAGAAgtagaagattgcagatttataccctgcccttctctctgaatcagcaagcggattacaatctcctatatcttcttcccccgcaacagacaccttgtgaggtgggtggggctgagagagctctgacagaagttgcgctttcaaggacaactcctacaagagcgatggctgacccagcagctgcaagtggaggagtggggaatgaaacccggtt
This window encodes:
- the LOC132575828 gene encoding olfactory receptor-like protein DTMT — encoded protein: MGGRNQTQVVEFVFLGFSSIPNSHIYFFLPFLTIYLVTVLGNLMIFTLIQLDSSLRTPMYYFLSHLSFLDICISSVTVPKILVNFLRQRQTISYNQCMAQMFFLISFTGTEAGVLAIMAYDRYAAICKPLHYSRLMSPKVCTILALASWIWGALDSALHTALSTTLSFCGVNQIPHILCDVPPLIRIACNDAHINEMTVSIASYFVAGGPFLFIILSYSLILSSVLKMASAGKRKAFSTCASHLIVVVIYYGNALVNYNRSSAGDSPENSTWVSIMYCIVAPMLNPLIYSLRNKEVKGALKKVVRSQKTSTHHHATS